In one window of Skermanella rosea DNA:
- the pspF gene encoding phage shock protein operon transcriptional activator, protein MAKPSPDLPALMGESPAFQAMLEHVSKAAPLDKPTLVIGERGTGKELVAARLHYLSRRWDRAFVKLNCGALAESLLESELFGHEAGAFTGAVRRHVGRFELADDGTLFLDEIANAPPAVQEKMLRVIEYGEFERVGGSQTLATDVRLIGATNADLPALAAEGKFRADLLDRLSFDVITIPPLRARREDIPLLAEHFAVAMARELGRPYFAGFTDRALGQLLAHPWPGNVRELKNTVERTVYRSERPDRPVDTVVLDPFASPWRPAPSASPPPVPASGPAPPEPGSFPDAVRAFEIGLLTGALERNQFNQKRAAADLGLRYHQFRGYLRKYGLSEDRSS, encoded by the coding sequence ATGGCGAAACCTTCTCCCGACCTGCCTGCCCTGATGGGCGAATCCCCGGCTTTCCAGGCGATGCTGGAGCACGTCTCCAAGGCGGCTCCGCTGGACAAGCCGACGCTGGTCATCGGCGAGCGCGGCACCGGCAAGGAGTTGGTGGCGGCCCGCCTGCACTATCTGTCCAGGCGGTGGGACCGCGCGTTCGTCAAGCTGAACTGCGGCGCGCTGGCCGAGTCGCTGCTGGAAAGCGAGTTGTTCGGCCACGAGGCCGGCGCCTTCACCGGCGCCGTGCGGCGCCATGTCGGCCGGTTCGAGCTGGCCGACGACGGCACCCTGTTCCTGGACGAGATCGCCAACGCCCCGCCGGCCGTCCAGGAGAAGATGCTGCGCGTCATCGAGTACGGCGAGTTCGAGCGGGTCGGCGGCAGCCAGACCCTGGCGACCGACGTCCGCCTGATCGGGGCCACGAACGCCGACCTCCCGGCGCTCGCGGCGGAGGGGAAATTCCGCGCCGACCTGCTGGACCGGCTGAGCTTCGACGTCATCACGATCCCGCCGCTGCGCGCCCGGCGGGAGGACATTCCCCTGCTGGCCGAGCATTTCGCCGTCGCCATGGCGCGCGAACTGGGGCGGCCCTACTTCGCCGGCTTCACCGACCGCGCCCTCGGGCAGTTGCTGGCACACCCCTGGCCGGGCAATGTCCGCGAACTGAAGAACACGGTGGAACGCACCGTCTATCGGTCCGAGCGGCCCGACCGGCCGGTCGACACGGTGGTGCTCGATCCCTTCGCCTCGCCCTGGCGGCCGGCACCGTCGGCTTCCCCGCCGCCGGTTCCCGCCTCCGGCCCCGCTCCGCCGGAACCGGGCTCCTTTCCGGATGCCGTGCGCGCCTTCGAGATCGGGCTCCTGACGGGGGCCCTGGAGCGCAACCAGTTCAACCAGAAGCGGGCGGCCGCCGATCTCGGCCTCCGCTACCACCAGTTCCGCGGCTACCTGCGCAAATACGGCCTGTCGGAAGACCGGTCGTCCTGA
- a CDS encoding sensor histidine kinase, translating to MTDGPPKGRRRTGPSLQVLSPLAGAAIFAGATIGLVIVLLVVGLWKDRSDRLAQVRSDAETRAILLAQHADGVLRQVDIALAAAAFNLEERDPEGTRPEPRDPLQRFMARHLPTGGCLVIFGPDGGIRSSACPRSADLALDDATLRDHAGGRITGSMGHDHVLGLIALRRSILDRRGRFLGIAQASFQAVALLGYGHTAGVEQVEILALPDGDIVVGPSDMFAGQRQDVAVDAVALIGSGRRDAGAIQVAERDGLIAAAVQARVLPLLAVAATRTGEMMAAWWRTVTIAALIVGILAAGALLLLARLFHIERSRSDAFSELRLKDHALAQSSNGILICRAVTDTPIAWVNHAFERNTGYASAEVVGRNPRFMHGAEIAQPALEEIRRALRDSSPVVATVRNFRKDGSLFYNQVSIAPVCDDDGRLTHFIGIQHDVTDRILAERALEDRARFEHTLLDTIPLPVFFKDMDGVYLGANRAFEQALGLERGGIRGLRVTDLADPETAEVYAEVDRDLRLHGGSRTFETKVRHADGSLRAAVISKAVFLNAASQRAGIVGVFSDIDEIRRREAELANLVDQRDRERARAEEANRAKSNFLACMSHELRTPLNAILGFSEIIRERSFGDDLDRYAEYAGDIHASGEHLLSLINDILDLSKIEAGKLDLAPHPLAIGPVVNSVIKLVRQRAEDHGHSLHVDLGDAEDEPLYADERAVKQILFNLLSNAIKFTPDRGRIDLACRLEAGSRVELSVSDTGIGIPADRLLTVLQPFERIDSAYTRGQEGTGLGLSLVDALVKGHGGTLAIDSTVDVGTRVRITLPTVKQTSGMAA from the coding sequence ATGACCGACGGCCCGCCGAAGGGGCGGCGGCGAACCGGCCCGTCCCTCCAGGTCCTGTCGCCCCTGGCCGGAGCCGCGATCTTCGCCGGCGCGACCATCGGGCTGGTGATCGTTCTGCTGGTCGTCGGTCTTTGGAAGGACCGCTCGGACCGGCTGGCCCAGGTCCGGTCGGACGCGGAGACCCGGGCGATCCTGCTGGCCCAGCATGCCGACGGAGTCCTGCGCCAGGTCGACATCGCCCTCGCCGCCGCCGCGTTCAACCTGGAGGAGCGCGACCCGGAGGGGACCCGGCCGGAGCCCCGCGATCCCCTCCAGCGCTTCATGGCCCGCCACCTGCCGACCGGCGGCTGCCTGGTGATCTTCGGTCCCGACGGCGGCATCCGCTCCTCCGCCTGCCCGAGGTCGGCCGACCTCGCGCTCGACGACGCCACGCTGCGGGACCATGCCGGCGGCCGGATCACCGGCAGCATGGGCCACGACCATGTGCTGGGGCTGATCGCCCTCCGGCGTTCGATACTCGACCGGCGGGGGCGCTTCCTGGGCATCGCCCAGGCGAGCTTCCAGGCGGTGGCGCTGCTCGGCTACGGCCACACCGCCGGCGTCGAGCAGGTGGAGATCCTGGCGCTGCCCGACGGCGACATCGTGGTCGGGCCCTCCGACATGTTCGCCGGGCAGCGGCAGGACGTCGCGGTCGACGCCGTCGCCCTGATCGGCAGCGGAAGGCGGGATGCCGGCGCCATCCAGGTCGCCGAACGGGACGGTCTGATCGCGGCGGCGGTCCAGGCCCGCGTCCTGCCGCTCCTGGCGGTCGCGGCGACCCGGACGGGGGAGATGATGGCCGCCTGGTGGCGCACCGTGACGATCGCTGCCCTGATCGTGGGCATCCTGGCCGCCGGCGCGCTGCTGCTGCTGGCCCGGCTGTTCCACATCGAGCGGTCGCGGTCGGACGCCTTCTCCGAACTGCGGCTCAAGGACCACGCCCTGGCCCAGTCGAGCAACGGCATCCTGATCTGCCGGGCCGTCACCGACACCCCGATCGCCTGGGTCAACCACGCTTTCGAGCGGAACACCGGCTACGCGTCCGCCGAAGTGGTCGGCAGGAATCCCCGCTTCATGCACGGGGCGGAAATAGCGCAGCCGGCGCTGGAGGAGATCCGCCGGGCGCTGCGCGACAGCAGTCCCGTGGTCGCGACGGTGCGCAACTTCCGCAAGGACGGGTCGCTGTTCTACAACCAGGTCAGCATCGCGCCGGTCTGCGACGACGACGGCCGGCTGACCCACTTCATCGGCATCCAGCACGACGTGACCGACCGCATCCTGGCCGAACGGGCGCTGGAGGACCGCGCCCGGTTCGAGCACACCCTGCTCGACACCATTCCCCTGCCGGTCTTCTTCAAGGACATGGACGGCGTCTATCTCGGCGCCAACCGGGCGTTCGAGCAGGCCCTCGGCCTGGAACGGGGCGGCATCCGCGGACTGCGCGTCACCGACCTCGCCGATCCCGAGACCGCCGAGGTCTATGCCGAGGTCGACCGCGACCTGCGCCTGCACGGCGGCTCCCGGACCTTCGAGACCAAGGTCCGCCACGCCGACGGCAGCCTCCGCGCCGCCGTCATCAGCAAGGCCGTGTTCCTCAACGCCGCCTCCCAGCGGGCCGGGATCGTCGGCGTGTTCAGCGACATCGACGAGATCAGGCGGCGCGAGGCCGAACTGGCGAACCTGGTCGACCAGCGCGACCGGGAGCGGGCCCGCGCCGAGGAGGCGAACCGGGCGAAGTCCAACTTCCTGGCCTGCATGAGCCACGAGCTGCGGACGCCGCTCAACGCGATCCTGGGCTTTTCCGAGATCATCCGGGAACGCAGCTTCGGCGACGACCTCGACCGCTACGCCGAATATGCCGGCGACATCCACGCCAGCGGCGAGCATCTCCTGTCGCTGATCAACGACATCCTGGACCTGTCCAAGATCGAGGCCGGCAAGCTCGACCTCGCCCCGCACCCCCTCGCGATCGGCCCGGTGGTGAACTCGGTGATCAAGCTGGTGCGCCAGCGCGCGGAGGATCACGGCCACTCGCTCCATGTCGATCTCGGCGACGCCGAGGACGAGCCGCTCTACGCGGACGAGCGGGCGGTCAAGCAGATCCTGTTCAATCTCCTGTCCAACGCCATCAAGTTCACCCCGGACCGCGGCAGGATCGACTTGGCCTGCCGGCTGGAAGCGGGAAGCCGCGTGGAGCTGTCCGTCTCCGATACCGGCATCGGCATCCCCGCCGACCGCCTGCTGACGGTGCTCCAGCCGTTCGAACGGATCGACAGCGCCTATACCCGCGGGCAGGAGGGGACGGGGCTGGGGCTGTCGCTGGTCGACGCCCTGGTCAAGGGGCATGGCGGCACCCTGGCCATCGACAGCACCGTCGACGTGGGGACCCGCGTCCGCATAACGCTGCCGACCGTCAAGCAAACCTCCGGCATGGCCGCGTGA
- a CDS encoding NADPH:quinone oxidoreductase family protein has product MRAVVCREWGGPESLVLEEVAEPGAPGAGQVRIAVRAAGINFADTLMIRGKYQVKPEFPFSPGLEVAGVVEETGPGVTSVRTGDRVMALLDHGGYAERAVARAADVFPIPDSMDFETAAGFPIAYGTSHVALWERAGLKPGETLVVHGAAGGVGLTAVEIGKAMGATVIASAGSAEKLEVASGRGADHLIDYRTEDIRARVKELTGGAGADVIFDPVGGDVFDASLRCIAWGGRLLVIGFAEGRIPQIPANILLVKNCAAVGVHWGAYRQHAPATVAESFRTLFRWFEEGRIRPHISHRLPIGDHGEALRLLIERRSTGKVVLSIPGQG; this is encoded by the coding sequence ATGCGTGCCGTGGTGTGCCGGGAGTGGGGCGGGCCGGAGAGCCTGGTCCTGGAAGAGGTCGCGGAGCCCGGGGCGCCGGGGGCGGGCCAGGTCAGGATCGCCGTCAGGGCGGCGGGCATCAATTTCGCCGACACGCTGATGATCCGCGGCAAGTACCAGGTCAAGCCGGAATTCCCGTTCTCGCCGGGGCTGGAGGTCGCAGGGGTCGTCGAGGAGACCGGTCCCGGCGTGACCTCGGTCCGGACGGGCGACCGGGTGATGGCGCTGCTCGACCACGGGGGCTATGCCGAGCGGGCCGTGGCGCGGGCCGCCGACGTGTTCCCCATCCCGGACTCCATGGATTTCGAGACGGCGGCCGGCTTCCCCATCGCCTACGGCACCTCGCACGTGGCCTTGTGGGAGCGCGCCGGGCTGAAGCCGGGCGAGACGCTGGTGGTCCACGGGGCCGCCGGGGGCGTCGGGCTGACCGCCGTCGAGATCGGCAAGGCGATGGGCGCCACCGTGATCGCCTCCGCCGGATCGGCCGAGAAGCTGGAGGTGGCGTCCGGCCGCGGCGCCGACCACCTGATCGACTATCGCACCGAGGATATCCGCGCCAGGGTCAAGGAGCTGACCGGCGGGGCCGGAGCCGACGTGATCTTCGATCCGGTCGGGGGAGACGTGTTCGACGCCAGCCTGCGCTGCATCGCCTGGGGCGGGCGGCTGCTGGTGATCGGGTTCGCCGAGGGGCGCATCCCGCAGATCCCGGCCAACATCCTGCTGGTGAAGAACTGCGCCGCGGTCGGCGTCCACTGGGGTGCCTATCGCCAGCATGCACCCGCCACCGTCGCCGAGAGCTTCCGCACCCTGTTCCGTTGGTTCGAGGAGGGCCGGATCCGGCCGCATATCTCGCATCGGCTGCCGATCGGGGACCATGGGGAGGCGCTGCGGCTGCTGATCGAGCGGCGCTCGACCGGCAAGGTGGTGCTCTCGATCCCCGGGCAGGGCTGA
- the dctP gene encoding TRAP transporter substrate-binding protein DctP produces the protein MPIRICLAAAVALLTAVLTAATGSALARPMLLISTENGPDHVQTLIVSRFVDRVRDCCAHRIDVDHRFGGELYRDRDVLAALVQGKIGMAVAGTWQLDQVAPDTGAFMLPVFYGRTAEEAALVQDGPAVEAMNGQIEEGLGAIVLGRWIGLGFAHVFTTRTAIDDVDDLAGLRIRSPGGVANAWRLAALGAEPVTIAWTDLPRALAENRVDGLISTFATLDSVPLWTRGVRFALEDRQYFSHYVPLVSDYFWRQLDEASRRDLRTAWDLGVEEGRALAARAQADARDRALAAGVRIAVPTPERATAVRARLVTGQAAVALRSGIDRLALDRITAGLKE, from the coding sequence ATGCCGATTCGCATATGCCTCGCCGCCGCGGTCGCCCTGCTGACCGCCGTCCTGACCGCCGCCACGGGAAGCGCCCTGGCCCGGCCGATGCTGCTGATCTCGACGGAGAACGGCCCCGACCACGTGCAGACCCTGATCGTCAGCCGCTTCGTCGACCGGGTGCGCGACTGCTGCGCCCACCGCATCGATGTCGACCACCGGTTCGGCGGCGAACTCTACCGCGACCGCGACGTGCTGGCGGCCCTGGTCCAGGGCAAGATCGGCATGGCGGTCGCCGGAACCTGGCAGCTCGACCAGGTGGCTCCCGACACCGGCGCCTTCATGCTGCCGGTCTTCTACGGGCGCACCGCCGAGGAGGCGGCGCTGGTCCAGGACGGCCCGGCGGTCGAGGCGATGAACGGCCAGATCGAGGAGGGCCTGGGCGCCATCGTCCTCGGCCGCTGGATCGGGCTCGGCTTCGCCCATGTCTTCACCACCCGGACGGCGATCGACGACGTGGACGATCTCGCCGGGCTGCGCATCCGGTCCCCGGGCGGGGTGGCGAACGCCTGGCGGCTCGCGGCGCTCGGCGCCGAACCCGTGACGATCGCCTGGACCGACCTGCCCCGCGCGCTGGCGGAGAACAGGGTGGACGGCCTGATCTCCACCTTCGCCACGCTCGACAGCGTTCCGCTGTGGACCCGGGGCGTGCGTTTCGCGCTGGAGGACCGCCAGTATTTCTCCCACTACGTCCCGCTGGTGTCCGATTATTTCTGGCGGCAGCTGGACGAGGCAAGCCGCCGCGACCTGCGCACCGCCTGGGACCTTGGCGTCGAGGAAGGGCGTGCCCTGGCGGCCCGAGCCCAGGCGGACGCCCGGGACCGCGCCCTCGCGGCGGGCGTCCGGATCGCCGTCCCGACCCCGGAAAGGGCCACGGCCGTGCGGGCCCGGCTGGTCACCGGGCAGGCGGCCGTGGCGCTCCGGTCCGGGATCGACCGGCTCGCCCTCGACCGCATCACCGCGGGACTGAAGGAATGA
- a CDS encoding RNA methyltransferase, translated as MRGYFAIGVEGVSKAFNVGNLVRSAHAFGASFAFTIDARLDKRQLRVSDTSDAGGHLPLYHYPDLGSLELPQGCALVGVELLDCSIDLPSFRHPLRAAYVFGPERGNLSPELVERCEFVVKIPTRFCINVGVAGALVMYDRMISLGRFAERPVRAGGPTEAVPEHVHGKQIYRTRKE; from the coding sequence ATGCGTGGATATTTTGCAATCGGGGTAGAGGGCGTCAGCAAGGCCTTCAACGTGGGCAACCTCGTCAGGTCGGCCCATGCCTTCGGCGCCAGTTTCGCCTTCACCATCGACGCCCGGCTGGACAAGCGCCAGCTCCGCGTCTCCGACACCTCCGATGCCGGCGGCCACCTGCCGCTCTACCACTATCCCGACCTGGGATCGCTGGAGCTGCCCCAGGGCTGCGCCCTGGTCGGCGTCGAGCTGCTGGACTGCTCGATCGACCTGCCCAGCTTCCGCCACCCGCTCCGCGCCGCCTACGTGTTCGGCCCCGAGCGCGGAAACCTGTCGCCCGAACTGGTCGAGCGCTGCGAGTTCGTGGTCAAGATCCCGACCCGCTTCTGCATCAATGTCGGCGTCGCCGGCGCCCTCGTGATGTACGACCGCATGATCAGCCTGGGCCGCTTCGCCGAGCGCCCCGTCCGCGCCGGCGGCCCGACCGAGGCGGTCCCCGAACACGTCCACGGCAAGCAGATCTACCGGACCCGCAAGGAATAG
- a CDS encoding sigma-70 family RNA polymerase sigma factor, which yields MPDVPPLAAAQERSLDDLLVAVARDRDRVAFSELFHRIAPRLKGYLQRLGAGSAQADELTQEVMLLVWRRAQSFDPARSGAATWIFTVARNKRIDAIRRERRPEIDPGDPALVPDVPPSADRAIESVEDTARLRAAILRLPAEQADLLRLAYFEDQPHAAIAETRGLPLGTVKSRLRLAMGRLRRELEGGR from the coding sequence ATGCCGGATGTTCCGCCCCTTGCCGCCGCCCAGGAGCGGTCGCTCGACGATCTTCTGGTCGCCGTCGCGCGCGACCGGGACCGGGTGGCCTTTTCCGAGCTGTTCCATCGGATAGCGCCCAGGCTGAAGGGCTACCTGCAACGGCTCGGCGCCGGCTCGGCCCAGGCCGACGAGCTTACGCAGGAGGTCATGCTGCTGGTCTGGCGCCGTGCCCAGTCCTTCGATCCGGCCCGTTCCGGCGCCGCCACCTGGATCTTCACCGTCGCCCGCAACAAGCGAATCGACGCCATCCGGCGGGAGCGCCGGCCCGAGATCGATCCCGGCGATCCCGCCCTGGTCCCCGACGTGCCGCCGAGCGCCGACCGCGCCATCGAATCGGTCGAGGACACCGCGCGCCTGCGGGCGGCCATCCTGAGGCTGCCGGCCGAGCAGGCGGACCTGCTGCGGCTGGCCTATTTCGAGGACCAGCCCCACGCCGCGATCGCCGAGACGCGCGGCCTGCCGCTCGGGACCGTCAAGTCGCGGCTGCGCCTCGCCATGGGCCGCCTGCGCCGGGAACTGGAGGGCGGGCGGTGA
- a CDS encoding asparaginase yields the protein MSDHHGHACCGQGHTHGQDVSGSLEGHAELGAAETPVLVEVTRGGIVESRHRGIAAVVDAEGHVVAHWGDFEKPIYARSAIKSLQAIPLVESGAAEAFGVSDEELALACASHNGEQRHTRLVAAWLERIGCGPADLECGTHLPYDEETAHALIRAGEAPGTVHNNCSGKHAGMLSTARHKGEPTKGYIRFDHPVQQRILGVLEQMTARDLSAAPWGVDGCGIPTIAIPLGSLALAMARMADPRELPDRRAEAVARIRRAWGTHPYLVGGRGTFDTRMMEATGGEALVKIGAEGVMCAVLPGLGLGIAVKIEDGATRAAGVAMAALLRQCKVLTEARWQELAAVTHPEIANRVGLAVGEVRPAAGWPG from the coding sequence ATGAGCGATCACCACGGCCACGCCTGTTGCGGACAGGGCCATACCCATGGACAAGACGTGTCCGGATCCCTGGAAGGGCATGCCGAGCTGGGCGCCGCCGAGACGCCGGTCCTGGTCGAGGTGACGCGCGGCGGCATCGTCGAGTCCCGCCACCGCGGCATCGCGGCCGTGGTCGATGCCGAGGGCCACGTGGTCGCCCACTGGGGCGACTTCGAGAAGCCGATCTATGCCCGGTCCGCGATCAAGTCGCTCCAGGCGATCCCGCTGGTCGAGAGCGGCGCCGCCGAGGCGTTCGGCGTTTCTGACGAGGAACTGGCGCTGGCCTGCGCCTCCCACAACGGCGAGCAGCGCCATACCAGGCTGGTCGCCGCCTGGCTGGAGCGGATCGGCTGCGGCCCGGCCGACCTGGAGTGCGGCACCCACCTGCCCTATGACGAGGAGACCGCCCACGCCCTGATCCGCGCGGGCGAGGCGCCGGGCACGGTCCACAACAACTGCTCCGGCAAGCATGCCGGCATGCTCTCGACCGCCCGGCACAAGGGCGAGCCGACCAAGGGCTATATCCGCTTCGACCACCCGGTGCAGCAGCGCATCCTGGGCGTCCTGGAGCAGATGACGGCGCGCGACCTGTCGGCGGCGCCCTGGGGCGTCGACGGCTGCGGTATCCCGACCATCGCGATCCCGCTGGGGTCGCTCGCGCTGGCGATGGCCCGGATGGCCGACCCGCGCGAACTGCCGGACCGCAGGGCCGAGGCGGTCGCCCGCATCCGGCGCGCCTGGGGGACCCATCCCTATCTGGTCGGCGGGCGCGGCACCTTCGACACCCGCATGATGGAGGCGACCGGCGGCGAGGCGCTGGTCAAGATCGGGGCCGAGGGCGTGATGTGCGCCGTCCTGCCCGGCCTGGGCCTGGGCATCGCGGTCAAGATCGAGGACGGCGCCACCCGCGCCGCCGGCGTCGCCATGGCCGCCCTGCTGCGCCAGTGCAAGGTGCTGACCGAGGCGCGCTGGCAGGAGCTGGCGGCGGTGACCCACCCGGAAATCGCCAACCGCGTCGGCCTGGCGGTGGGCGAGGTCCGTCCGGCGGCCGGCTGGCCCGGGTAA
- a CDS encoding class I SAM-dependent methyltransferase: MSDRLRAQYESYPYPARDPRDEAKRLLTGSPGHLDEVNHYVFGGRLGGSSGGAAPFRVLFAGGGTGDGTIMLAQQAADAGLAAEITYLDLSDASRAIAERRAEARGLTGIRFRSGSLLDLEGLGSFDYIDCCGVLHHLEDPAAGLRSLLSALAPGGGIGLMVYGTFGRTGVYPLQDALRTLADGLPDPERIDLAKRLLKTLPPTNWLKRNPFIGDHQESDAGLYDLLLHSRDRAYTVPELAELASDCGLAITAFIEPARYDPARYITDPRVRRRLDGLGTVARAALAEQLSGSMAKHVCYLVRPEDAADAVAAPGDLDMVPVLRDLDGAAIARGLKPGAGLRADLGGMPVNLPMPRLAGPLLARIDGRTSVGKLYEALGKVEGSLTITAFLAQFDDLYTVLNGMNKLLLRRQQGAG, from the coding sequence ATGTCCGACCGCCTGCGCGCCCAGTACGAATCCTATCCCTATCCCGCGCGTGATCCCCGCGACGAGGCCAAACGCCTGCTGACCGGGTCGCCGGGGCACCTGGACGAGGTGAACCACTATGTCTTCGGCGGCCGTCTCGGCGGGAGCTCCGGCGGGGCGGCGCCGTTCCGCGTGCTGTTCGCCGGCGGCGGGACCGGCGACGGCACGATCATGCTGGCCCAGCAGGCGGCCGACGCCGGGCTGGCGGCCGAGATCACCTATCTCGACCTGTCCGACGCGTCGCGCGCCATCGCGGAACGGCGCGCCGAGGCGCGGGGACTGACCGGCATCCGCTTCCGGAGCGGGTCGCTGCTCGACCTGGAAGGGCTGGGGAGCTTCGACTACATCGACTGCTGCGGCGTCCTGCACCATCTGGAGGACCCGGCGGCGGGGCTCCGGTCGCTGCTGTCCGCCCTGGCGCCCGGCGGCGGCATCGGGCTGATGGTCTACGGCACCTTCGGGCGGACGGGGGTCTACCCGCTTCAGGACGCCCTGCGGACCCTGGCGGACGGGTTGCCCGACCCGGAGCGGATCGACCTGGCCAAGCGCCTGCTGAAGACCCTGCCGCCGACCAACTGGCTGAAGCGCAACCCCTTCATCGGCGACCACCAGGAATCCGACGCCGGCCTCTACGATCTGCTGCTGCACAGCCGCGACCGGGCCTACACGGTGCCGGAACTGGCGGAGCTGGCGTCGGACTGCGGACTCGCCATCACCGCCTTCATCGAGCCGGCGCGCTACGATCCCGCGCGCTACATCACCGATCCCCGCGTCCGCCGGCGCCTTGACGGGCTCGGCACGGTGGCGCGGGCCGCCCTGGCCGAGCAGCTGTCGGGCAGCATGGCGAAGCACGTGTGCTACCTGGTGCGGCCGGAGGATGCCGCGGACGCCGTCGCCGCGCCCGGCGACCTGGACATGGTGCCGGTGCTGCGGGACCTCGACGGCGCCGCCATCGCCCGCGGCCTCAAGCCCGGCGCCGGACTGCGCGCCGACCTCGGCGGGATGCCGGTGAACCTTCCGATGCCCCGCCTGGCCGGGCCGCTGCTGGCCCGGATCGACGGCCGTACCAGCGTGGGTAAGCTCTATGAAGCACTTGGGAAAGTTGAAGGAAGCTTGACCATTACGGCGTTCCTTGCACAATTCGACGACTTGTATACGGTTCTGAACGGGATGAACAAACTCCTGCTTCGCCGGCAACAAGGCGCCGGATAG
- a CDS encoding ChrR family anti-sigma-E factor, giving the protein MIPAHHPEDALLAGYAAGTLDEATSLVVATHLALCPACRDAVALFEAVGGALLDDVEPAPMAPDALPALMARLDREETRGPVPAETAGPAGVPQTVPALPRPLRDYVGGSLEAVRWKRLIRGVDLYDIPVGSAGGGRIKVRLMRVKGGVAVPQHTHEGIEMTLVLAGGFSDASGHYRRGDLACSDSDVDHRPVADQGEDCVCVALTDAPLRLTGPLMRLLNPFVSF; this is encoded by the coding sequence GTGATTCCGGCCCATCATCCGGAGGACGCGCTGCTGGCCGGCTACGCGGCCGGCACCCTGGACGAGGCGACCAGCCTCGTGGTCGCCACCCACCTGGCGCTCTGCCCCGCCTGCCGCGACGCCGTGGCCCTGTTCGAGGCGGTCGGGGGAGCGCTGCTCGACGATGTCGAGCCTGCTCCGATGGCACCGGACGCGCTGCCGGCCCTGATGGCCCGGCTGGACCGGGAGGAGACCCGCGGCCCGGTGCCCGCCGAGACTGCCGGGCCGGCCGGCGTTCCCCAAACGGTGCCGGCGCTGCCCCGGCCGCTGCGCGACTATGTCGGCGGCAGCCTGGAGGCGGTTCGGTGGAAGCGGCTGATCCGCGGCGTAGATCTGTACGACATACCGGTCGGCTCCGCCGGCGGAGGGCGGATCAAGGTCCGGCTGATGCGGGTCAAGGGTGGCGTCGCGGTGCCCCAGCATACCCACGAAGGTATCGAGATGACCCTGGTGCTGGCCGGAGGCTTCAGCGACGCCTCCGGGCATTACCGGCGCGGCGACCTCGCGTGTTCCGACTCGGACGTGGACCACCGGCCGGTCGCAGACCAGGGCGAGGATTGCGTCTGCGTCGCCCTGACCGACGCTCCTTTGCGCCTGACCGGTCCGCTGATGCGCCTGCTGAACCCGTTCGTGAGCTTCTGA
- a CDS encoding acyltransferase family protein: MDTLRGMAIILVIFDHALYHATLNSDSVPEWIATLSLIFNPLRMPLMVFLSGMLLSPSLRKGAQDYLSGKTRNILYPYVLWSTVYVSLWVVAAPFSGTPHSWSELLMIPYAPQGHMWFLHNLFLFYLIVLALQRVSRLVIAAVALAASGLVDFWYLDRFFFLLGFFALGDYAVQREDLISRLLADRRVVAVMTVLTLGMPATVLLLETDLRYRIPSIPLAVGGIGIMILLAGRIGDKPFAALFRHIGRNSLPAYILHWIILAIAVVMLRKAVPEDQGMVLFALLGAIGFAGTLVAIEVINRLGLHWLFSWPKRTRKNPRNADRRDGSAHLMRGVHLRNAK; this comes from the coding sequence ATGGATACGTTGCGAGGGATGGCGATCATCCTCGTCATCTTCGACCATGCGCTCTATCACGCCACGCTGAATTCCGACAGCGTTCCCGAATGGATCGCGACCCTGTCGCTCATCTTCAATCCGCTGCGCATGCCGCTGATGGTCTTCCTGTCGGGCATGCTGCTCAGCCCGTCGCTGCGCAAGGGCGCCCAGGATTACCTGTCGGGAAAGACGAGGAACATCCTCTATCCCTATGTCCTGTGGTCGACGGTCTACGTCTCCCTCTGGGTGGTCGCGGCCCCGTTCTCCGGCACGCCCCATTCCTGGAGCGAACTGCTGATGATCCCCTATGCGCCGCAGGGGCACATGTGGTTCCTCCACAACCTGTTCCTGTTCTACCTGATCGTGCTGGCGCTCCAGCGGGTCTCGCGGCTGGTCATCGCGGCGGTGGCCCTGGCGGCGTCGGGGTTGGTCGACTTCTGGTACCTCGACCGGTTCTTCTTCCTGCTCGGGTTCTTCGCGCTCGGCGACTACGCCGTCCAGCGGGAGGACCTGATCTCCCGGCTGCTGGCCGACCGCAGGGTGGTCGCCGTCATGACCGTGCTGACCCTCGGCATGCCGGCCACCGTCCTGCTTCTGGAAACCGATCTCCGCTACCGGATCCCCAGCATCCCGCTCGCCGTGGGCGGCATCGGCATCATGATCCTGCTGGCCGGGCGGATCGGCGACAAGCCGTTCGCGGCGCTGTTCCGCCATATCGGCCGGAACTCGCTGCCGGCCTATATCCTGCACTGGATCATCCTGGCGATCGCGGTGGTGATGCTGAGAAAGGCCGTTCCGGAGGACCAGGGAATGGTGCTGTTCGCCCTGCTCGGGGCCATCGGCTTCGCCGGGACCCTGGTGGCCATCGAGGTGATCAACCGGCTGGGCCTGCATTGGCTGTTCTCGTGGCCGAAACGTACCCGGAAGAACCCCCGGAACGCCGATAGGCGCGACGGTTCGGCGCACCTGATGCGCGGCGTGCATCTGAGGAACGCCAAATGA